GGTACGTCGTGCGCACCGCCTGGCTGTACGGCACCGGCGGCCCCAACTTCGTCAAGACGATGATCAAGCTGGAGGGCGTCAAGGACACCCTCGACGTCGTCGACGACCAGCGCGGCCAGCCCACCTGGAGCGCCGACCTCGCGGGCCTGCTGGTCGAGCTGGGCCTGGGCGCCCTCGCCGGCACCGCCCCGGCCGGCGTCTACCACGGCACCAACTCCGGCGAGACCACCTGGCACGGCTTCACCCAGGAGATCTTCCGGCTGCTGGGCACCGACCCGGACCGGGTCCGCCCCACCACCAGCGAGGCCTTCGTGCGCCCCGCGCCCCGCCCCGCCTACAGCGTCCTCGGTCACGGCCGGTTCGCCGAGGCCGGCATCGAGCCGCTGCGCGACTGGCGTACGGCCCTCACCGAGGCCTTCCCGGAGATCCACCGGGTCCATCTGAAGGAGAACACGGCGTGACGGTCAAGGTCAGCGTCGTCATCGCGGTCTACAACCCCGGCAAATACGTCGAGGACTGCATCACGGGCCTGCTCCGGCAGAGCCTGACCCCGGACGAGTTCGAGGTCTTCTTCGTCAACGACGGCTCCACCGACGAGACGCCGGCCCGCCTGGACCAGCTCGCCGCCGAGCACCCGCACTTCCACGTCATCCACCAGGAGTCCTCCGGCTGGTCGGGCAAGCCCCGCAACACCGGCATCGAGGCCGCCCAGGGCGAGTACGTCATGTTCGTCGACCACGACGACTGGCTCGGCGACGAGGCCCTCGAGCGGATGTACGACTACGGCAAGGCCAACGAGGCCGACGTGGTCGTGGGCAAGATGGCCGGCATCGGCCGCCCGGTCCCGCAGGAGCTGTTCCGGGTCAACCGGCCGCGCGCCACCGTGGAGAACGCGCCGCTGATCGACAGCCTCACCCCGCACAAGATGTTCCGGCGGGAGTTCCTCAACGAGCACAACATGCGCTTCAAGGAGGGCCGCCGCCGACTCGAGGACCACGTCTTCGTCGTCGAGGCCTACCTGCGCGCCAAGAGCGTCGCCGTCCTCGGCGACTACCTGTGCTACTACCACATCACCCGTGACGACGGCTCCAACGCCGGCTTCCAGCGCTTCGACCCGGTCGGCTACTTCGGCAACCTGCGCGAGGCCCTCGACGTCGTCGAGGAGCTGACCGAGCCGGGCGCGCTGCGCGACAAGCTGTTCAGCCGCTGGCTGCGCAACGAGATGGTCGAGCGGCTGCGCGGCCAGCGCCTCCTCAAGCTCCCCGAGGACTACGCCGAGGAGCTGTACACCGAGATCCACAAGGTGGTCACCGAGCGCTTCGGCCCCGGTGTCGTCGCCCGTCTCGGCCTCACCCAGAAGGTGGTCGCGGGGCTGGTCTTCGCCGACCGCTACCAGGACATCCGCACGCTCGCCGAGTGGGAGGCCGGGATCAAGCCCACCGGCGAGCTCACCTCGCTCAAGTGGCAGGACGGCACCCTGAAGGTCGGCTTCGACTCCGAACTCCAGATCGACGGCGAGCCGATGACCTTCCGCCGGGACGGCGAGCGCCGGCTGCTCGGTCTGCCGCTGTCCGACGAGGCGCTGAAGGCCCTCGACGACCAGGGCATCAAGCTGGACGCCCCGCTCGCCAAGAGCGACGTCGACCTCGTGGTCCGGCACCGCGAGGACGCCCGCCAGTTCTACCTGCCCGTCACGAGCGAGCTGCACGAGATCGAGGCCGGGGACGGTCTCTTCCGGCAGCGGATCTCCGCCCGCGCCGAGCTCGACCCCGAGACCGCGGCCTCCGGCGCCCCGCTCGACAAGGGCCTGTGGGACCTGCACCTCCGGATCAAGTCCTGCGGCTGGAGCAAGGAGACCCGGCTCGGCGCGGTGCGCGGCGAGGACGTGGAGGCCGGTCGCCTGGCCGCCCTCACCGGCGAGCCCAAGCGGCTCGTGCTGCCGTACTGGACCGAGGGTCCCGGCAACCTCTCGCTCGACGTGGACCAGCACACCAACAAGCTGGAGGGCGAGGCGGTCGCCTTCATGCCGCCCGCCGAGAGCGCGGTCGAGGGTTCCGCCGTACGGCTGCCCCTGCCGCTGCACATCGCCGCGACCGGCGGGGACACCGTCCAGCTGCGCTTCGAGCGCAAGAACGTCGGCAAGTACCCGGCCGACGCCACGCTGGACGGCCGTATCGCCACCGCCGAGCTGCCGCTGGAGAAGCTCACCGGGATGCGCTGGGCGGTGCGGGTCGGGGTGCCGTCCGCGGCCCGCGGGGAGCGCAAGTGGACGCGGCTGCCCGTCGACGTCGTGGTGGACGCCGACGGCGCCGCCAAGGTGATCGACCGGCACACCCCGTCCGCGAAGCCCGCCGCGAAGAAGGCCGCCGCCCCCACGAAGAAGGCACCGCGCCCCTTGTGGCGCCGGGCCGCCGGGCGCATCAAGCGCGCCCTGACCAACCAGAAGAAGGGCTGAGACCCGCGATGCGACCCCTTTCCATCTCCGGTGCCTGGGTGTTCGAGCCGAAGGTCTTCCCCGACGGCCGCGGCAGCTTCCACGAGTGGTTCAAGGCCCCCGTGTTCGCGGAGGCGGCGGGTCACCCGCTGAGCCTGGCCCAGGCCAACATGTCGGTCTCCAGCCGGGGCACCCTGCGCGGCATCCACTTCGCCGACGTGCCGCCCGGGCAGGCCAAGTACGTCAAGTGCGTGCGCGGCGCGGTCCTCGACGTGATCGTGGACATCCGGGTGGGCTCGCCCACCTTCGGCCAGTGGGAGATCGTCCGCCTGGACGACCAGGACCACCACGCCGTGTACCTCTCCGAGGGACTCGGCCACGGGTTCATGGCGCTCACCGACGACGCCACCGTGGTCTACCTGTGCTCCGAGGGGTACGCGCCGCAGCGCGAGCACGGCGTCCACCCGCTCGACCCGGAGAT
Above is a window of Streptomyces griseorubiginosus DNA encoding:
- the rfbC gene encoding dTDP-4-dehydrorhamnose 3,5-epimerase, translating into MRPLSISGAWVFEPKVFPDGRGSFHEWFKAPVFAEAAGHPLSLAQANMSVSSRGTLRGIHFADVPPGQAKYVKCVRGAVLDVIVDIRVGSPTFGQWEIVRLDDQDHHAVYLSEGLGHGFMALTDDATVVYLCSEGYAPQREHGVHPLDPEIGIEWPEGITPLLSAKDEQAPTLAEAREQGLLPSYEECVAYRQGLGS
- the rfbD gene encoding dTDP-4-dehydrorhamnose reductase is translated as MTDNRTWLVTGAGGMLGQDVLARLAQSGERYVALDRKALDLTDADAVRAALDEHRPAVVVNCAAWTAVDDAETREAEALAINGDGPRNLAEACARTGAVLLHVSTDYVFAGDAQEPYAEDAPTAPRSAYGRTKLAGEKAVLATERGYVVRTAWLYGTGGPNFVKTMIKLEGVKDTLDVVDDQRGQPTWSADLAGLLVELGLGALAGTAPAGVYHGTNSGETTWHGFTQEIFRLLGTDPDRVRPTTSEAFVRPAPRPAYSVLGHGRFAEAGIEPLRDWRTALTEAFPEIHRVHLKENTA
- a CDS encoding glycosyltransferase family 2 protein, with protein sequence MTVKVSVVIAVYNPGKYVEDCITGLLRQSLTPDEFEVFFVNDGSTDETPARLDQLAAEHPHFHVIHQESSGWSGKPRNTGIEAAQGEYVMFVDHDDWLGDEALERMYDYGKANEADVVVGKMAGIGRPVPQELFRVNRPRATVENAPLIDSLTPHKMFRREFLNEHNMRFKEGRRRLEDHVFVVEAYLRAKSVAVLGDYLCYYHITRDDGSNAGFQRFDPVGYFGNLREALDVVEELTEPGALRDKLFSRWLRNEMVERLRGQRLLKLPEDYAEELYTEIHKVVTERFGPGVVARLGLTQKVVAGLVFADRYQDIRTLAEWEAGIKPTGELTSLKWQDGTLKVGFDSELQIDGEPMTFRRDGERRLLGLPLSDEALKALDDQGIKLDAPLAKSDVDLVVRHREDARQFYLPVTSELHEIEAGDGLFRQRISARAELDPETAASGAPLDKGLWDLHLRIKSCGWSKETRLGAVRGEDVEAGRLAALTGEPKRLVLPYWTEGPGNLSLDVDQHTNKLEGEAVAFMPPAESAVEGSAVRLPLPLHIAATGGDTVQLRFERKNVGKYPADATLDGRIATAELPLEKLTGMRWAVRVGVPSAARGERKWTRLPVDVVVDADGAAKVIDRHTPSAKPAAKKAAAPTKKAPRPLWRRAAGRIKRALTNQKKG